One part of the Phycisphaeraceae bacterium genome encodes these proteins:
- a CDS encoding RtcB family protein codes for MTGSAKWRVWGAGLEEGAVSQMEAACRLPVAVVGALMPDAHQGYGLPIGGVLATENAVIPYAVGVDIACRMRLTVLDIPSTSLAKPAERQQLIHALESKTCFGVGGTLQRRAEHEVLDLDWTVSRVTREGKDKAWSQLGTSGSGNHFVEYGTLTLEKPDLGLVAGEYLALLSHSGSRGTGAAVCNHYSRLAMSLHDDLPKDLRYLAWLDLDSQEGREYWDAMNLMGAYAAANHEVIHRRILRELGADPLASIENHHNFAWKERHDPGDGRGERDLIVHRKGATPAGVGVLGVIPGTMASPGFVVRGRGSRESLLSASHGAGRAMSRTRAREQYRIKTVAKDLETHGVEVLSAGSDEVPGAYKDIHEVMSHQSDLVEVIARFDPRIVKMAPEGERPED; via the coding sequence GATGGAGGCCGCCTGCCGGCTTCCGGTAGCGGTGGTTGGCGCGCTGATGCCGGACGCCCACCAGGGGTACGGCCTGCCCATCGGGGGAGTTCTCGCGACCGAGAACGCTGTCATTCCCTACGCGGTCGGGGTTGATATCGCCTGCCGGATGAGGTTAACCGTTCTCGACATTCCGTCGACAAGCCTGGCAAAGCCCGCCGAACGGCAGCAGTTGATCCATGCGCTGGAGTCCAAGACGTGTTTCGGCGTCGGCGGCACACTCCAGCGACGGGCCGAGCACGAGGTTCTTGACCTTGATTGGACCGTCAGCCGCGTCACCCGCGAGGGCAAGGACAAGGCCTGGTCGCAGCTGGGGACCAGCGGATCCGGCAACCACTTCGTCGAGTATGGCACGCTCACCCTGGAGAAGCCCGACCTTGGGCTGGTGGCGGGCGAGTACCTCGCCCTGCTCTCCCACAGCGGCAGCCGCGGCACTGGCGCGGCGGTCTGCAACCACTACTCTCGCCTGGCGATGAGCCTGCACGACGACCTGCCCAAGGACCTTCGCTATCTTGCCTGGCTCGACCTGGACTCGCAGGAAGGCCGCGAGTACTGGGACGCGATGAACCTCATGGGCGCGTACGCCGCGGCGAACCACGAGGTCATCCACCGGCGAATCCTTAGAGAGCTTGGCGCGGACCCGCTGGCGTCCATCGAGAATCACCACAACTTCGCGTGGAAGGAGCGCCACGACCCTGGAGACGGCCGTGGGGAGCGAGATCTGATTGTGCACCGAAAGGGCGCAACACCGGCCGGAGTTGGCGTGCTGGGAGTCATCCCTGGAACGATGGCTTCGCCGGGGTTTGTGGTGCGGGGGCGGGGCTCCCGTGAATCGCTGCTGTCGGCGAGCCACGGCGCGGGGCGGGCGATGTCTCGCACAAGGGCCCGCGAGCAGTACCGAATCAAGACAGTCGCCAAGGATCTGGAGACTCACGGGGTCGAAGTCCTTTCAGCAGGCTCGGACGAGGTGCCGGGGGCATACAAGGACATCCACGAGGTGATGTCGCACCAGTCAGATCTGGTCGAGGTCATCGCCCGCTTCGACCCGAGGATCGTCAAGATGGCGCCCGAGGGTGAACGGCCGGAAGACTGA
- a CDS encoding peptide MFS transporter: MADTKNPGLGVGVQQSGSTIMGHPPGLFLLFLVEMWERFSYYGMRALLTLYLVAVISAKQVGPGTYENTLVFEEKPLQPTQAIAAQERTILLDIGDAKPAVPPAPKPTGNPVLVIRPAKQVADPSDASKQVWVAADDADSGYHTVSGPEGGPFVGGEFGYVVTNPTDVPVSCVIKLERGVDGTKQTFFTINDNAELVTAEIKPDKSLGTDRPFVAVLALNSHDSGRNWSEGSANTLYGWYTGLAYLLPILGGLLADKLIGTHRSMVIGSILIAMGHIILGVSGFGELALNAVGMSTFIGGLAVIVLGTGFFKPTVSVMVGQLYGQDDPRRDGAFTIFYMGINLGAFLCAYVCGTLGEKVGWHWGFGSAAVGMLLGMCLYLWGKPRYLIGIGEAPRAGAWRNAMIFLLLSLVASALFGYLYHSGMTRTLNSGVEYLQSRPPLGWAVVAALLAIILGWVGWFLANNRPEDRGPVITIFVFMLFNAVFWMGFEQAGSSINLFTKQNTDRDLFGFEIPASWFQSVNAGLIFIMAPFFAWLWTALGRRKLNPSQPIKIFLGIFFLGVGYLFMVRAGAIAAGGAAKAGMMYIFLLYFWHTVGELCLSPTGLSYVTKAAPVKFVSLLMGIWFVSSFIANLGGGLVAAQVKAVEQGDYKLPWNFGGQGDFFFLFVVACSVAAALMLVLTPFLKKLMRPGT; the protein is encoded by the coding sequence ATGGCGGATACGAAGAACCCCGGTTTGGGCGTCGGCGTGCAGCAGAGCGGGAGCACCATCATGGGGCACCCGCCGGGCTTGTTCCTGCTGTTCCTGGTCGAAATGTGGGAGCGGTTCAGCTATTACGGCATGCGGGCGCTGCTCACGCTGTACCTCGTCGCGGTGATCTCAGCGAAACAGGTGGGGCCGGGGACATACGAGAACACCCTGGTCTTCGAAGAAAAGCCTCTCCAGCCCACGCAGGCCATCGCCGCGCAGGAGCGGACGATCCTGCTGGACATCGGCGACGCCAAGCCGGCCGTTCCACCGGCTCCAAAGCCGACCGGGAACCCGGTTCTGGTGATCCGACCGGCCAAGCAGGTGGCGGATCCCTCGGATGCGAGCAAGCAAGTCTGGGTCGCGGCGGACGATGCGGACTCGGGGTATCACACCGTGAGCGGCCCGGAGGGCGGGCCGTTTGTCGGCGGCGAGTTCGGGTATGTCGTGACGAATCCGACCGATGTGCCGGTGTCCTGCGTGATCAAGCTCGAACGTGGAGTGGACGGCACCAAGCAGACATTCTTTACGATCAACGACAATGCCGAACTGGTGACGGCGGAGATCAAGCCCGACAAGAGCCTGGGCACTGATCGTCCGTTCGTCGCGGTGCTGGCCTTGAACTCCCACGACAGCGGGCGAAACTGGAGCGAGGGCTCCGCAAACACGCTCTACGGCTGGTACACGGGCCTGGCGTACCTGCTGCCCATCCTCGGCGGCCTGCTCGCGGACAAGCTCATCGGTACGCACCGGTCGATGGTCATCGGGAGCATCCTGATCGCCATGGGGCACATCATCCTGGGCGTATCCGGATTCGGCGAACTGGCGCTCAACGCGGTGGGGATGTCAACCTTCATCGGCGGACTCGCGGTGATTGTGCTCGGCACCGGCTTCTTCAAGCCGACGGTGTCGGTGATGGTCGGGCAGTTGTACGGTCAGGACGATCCACGCCGGGACGGTGCTTTCACCATTTTCTACATGGGCATCAATCTCGGTGCGTTCCTCTGCGCCTACGTGTGCGGCACGCTTGGTGAGAAGGTCGGCTGGCACTGGGGCTTCGGGTCTGCCGCGGTCGGGATGCTCCTGGGGATGTGCCTCTACCTGTGGGGGAAGCCGCGGTATCTCATCGGTATCGGCGAGGCCCCCCGGGCGGGGGCGTGGCGGAATGCGATGATCTTCCTCCTCCTTTCGCTCGTGGCCTCGGCGCTCTTCGGCTACCTCTACCACTCGGGGATGACCCGCACACTGAACAGCGGCGTCGAGTACCTGCAATCCAGGCCGCCACTCGGCTGGGCAGTCGTCGCGGCGCTGTTGGCGATCATCCTCGGGTGGGTCGGCTGGTTCCTCGCGAACAACCGGCCCGAGGATCGTGGCCCGGTGATCACGATCTTCGTGTTCATGCTCTTCAACGCCGTGTTCTGGATGGGATTCGAGCAGGCGGGATCGAGCATCAACCTCTTCACGAAGCAGAACACCGATCGCGATCTGTTCGGATTCGAGATCCCGGCCTCGTGGTTCCAGTCCGTGAATGCCGGACTGATCTTCATCATGGCGCCCTTCTTCGCCTGGCTCTGGACCGCTCTGGGCCGCAGGAAACTCAACCCGAGCCAGCCCATCAAGATCTTCCTTGGCATCTTCTTCCTCGGCGTCGGCTACCTGTTCATGGTGCGTGCCGGGGCCATCGCCGCAGGCGGCGCGGCCAAGGCCGGCATGATGTACATCTTCCTGCTCTACTTCTGGCACACCGTCGGCGAGTTGTGCCTCTCGCCGACCGGCCTGTCGTACGTCACCAAGGCCGCGCCCGTGAAGTTCGTCTCGCTCCTGATGGGCATCTGGTTCGTGTCGTCGTTCATTGCCAATCTCGGCGGCGGATTGGTCGCCGCCCAGGTGAAGGCTGTTGAGCAGGGCGACTACAAGCTGCCGTGGAACTTCGGCGGGCAGGGGGACTTCTTCTTCCTGTTTGTCGTGGCGTGCTCGGTTGCGGCGGCGCTCATGCTCGTGCTGACCCCATTCCTCAAGAAGCTGATGCGGCCGGGAACCTGA